The following are from one region of the Geoalkalibacter subterraneus genome:
- a CDS encoding IS91 family transposase → MDKLTAIFRSYGPEYLQQHGAKVPPQHRKVIEAILRCRTPESGTTIYRCEHCGEDHVLHLGCGNRHCPICQYRKGRQWLERQLERQMPGAHFMLTFTVPEPLRPFMRSNQRLAYSALFAASSEAMKRLAKDSRFIGGDLPGFFGVLHTWGRQLQYHPHIHYVVTGGAIASGTGQWMPSRNEFYLPVQALSLIVRAKFRERIKKAGRLGEIPSSVWKTDWNVNCQAVGDAEGSLKYLAPYVFRVAISSSRIVSVEKGRVTFSYKKKGSSRPRTREVSALEFLRLFLQHVLPWGFMKVRYYGFLSPGCRMPLAEVRARIQIAHGFAVTVPKVMPEPQPPLSCRQCGKELEGYRLILPPKRKPEKRARTG, encoded by the coding sequence TCCGCAGCTACGGCCCCGAATATCTTCAGCAACACGGTGCCAAGGTCCCGCCCCAGCACCGGAAGGTGATCGAAGCGATCTTACGCTGCCGGACTCCTGAGAGCGGCACCACCATTTACCGTTGCGAGCACTGCGGCGAGGACCACGTGCTCCATCTGGGCTGCGGCAACCGTCACTGCCCGATCTGCCAGTATCGCAAGGGCCGCCAGTGGCTCGAACGGCAGCTGGAACGCCAGATGCCGGGGGCGCATTTTATGCTGACCTTCACCGTCCCCGAGCCGTTGCGTCCCTTTATGCGCAGCAACCAGCGGCTGGCCTACTCAGCGCTGTTCGCTGCCTCTTCGGAGGCGATGAAGCGGTTGGCCAAGGATTCCCGCTTCATCGGGGGCGACCTGCCGGGGTTCTTCGGCGTGCTGCATACCTGGGGCCGCCAACTACAGTATCACCCGCACATCCACTATGTGGTGACCGGCGGGGCTATCGCTTCGGGCACCGGGCAATGGATGCCATCGCGCAACGAGTTCTACCTGCCGGTTCAGGCCCTCTCACTCATCGTTCGCGCCAAGTTCCGCGAGCGCATCAAGAAGGCCGGTCGGCTCGGCGAGATCCCCAGCAGCGTATGGAAAACCGACTGGAACGTCAACTGCCAGGCCGTCGGCGACGCCGAAGGTTCGCTGAAGTATCTGGCGCCCTACGTCTTTCGTGTGGCGATCTCCAGCAGTCGCATCGTTTCGGTGGAAAAGGGCCGGGTCACCTTCAGCTACAAGAAGAAGGGGAGCAGTCGACCACGCACCCGCGAAGTGTCCGCCCTGGAGTTCCTCCGACTGTTCCTGCAACATGTGCTGCCCTGGGGCTTTATGAAGGTGCGCTACTACGGTTTCTTGAGCCCTGGATGCCGCATGCCTCTTGCGGAGGTTCGCGCCCGCATTCAGATTGCCCACGGCTTTGCCGTCACGGTACCGAAGGTGATGCCGGAACCACAACCGCCGTTAAGCTGTCGGCAGTGTGGGAAAGAACTTGAGGGGTACCGTCTGATCTTGCCACCGAAACGCAAACCTGAGAAGCGGGCGCGGACGGGGTAG
- a CDS encoding Qac family quaternary ammonium compound efflux SMR transporter has protein sequence MKNWLFLSAAIICEVIATSSLKSSEGFTKIAPSLLVIIGYGAAFYLLSLTLKSIPVGIAYAIWSGLGIVLVTLVAWFMHGQKLDLWGYVGMGLIVGGVVVLNLLSKTSAH, from the coding sequence GTGAAAAACTGGTTATTCTTATCCGCTGCTATTATTTGTGAAGTAATTGCAACATCTAGTCTTAAGTCTAGTGAAGGTTTTACTAAAATCGCCCCATCGCTGCTTGTTATTATTGGCTATGGCGCTGCTTTCTATTTACTTTCACTTACTCTGAAATCAATCCCTGTTGGTATTGCATATGCAATTTGGTCAGGGCTTGGCATAGTTTTAGTAACTCTAGTCGCATGGTTCATGCACGGGCAAAAACTTGACCTTTGGGGGTATGTTGGCATGGGTTTAATCGTTGGTGGCGTTGTTGTTCTCAACTTGCTTTCAAAAACCAGTGCACATTAG